One Fusarium musae strain F31 chromosome 6, whole genome shotgun sequence DNA segment encodes these proteins:
- a CDS encoding hypothetical protein (EggNog:ENOG41), translating to MKYKLLKAEVYKPQDGSPGNDEEAILKKLLTLEVADVKSLSKMPDFKMILSHLEMMLCAQSENPYQVVYSPAFRCNSTKYLGVTFKVCDKDKLPHEPGFWLNDINNLAMDDAPSDIEASETSETESLQKND from the exons ATGAAGTACAAACTCCTGAAGGCCGAGGTGTACAAGCCACAGGATGGATCCCCTGGCAACGACGAGGAGGccatcctcaagaagctccttACACTCGAGGTCGCCGATGTCAAAAGTCTCTCTAAAATGCCCGACTTCAAAA TGATTCTGAGTCACCTCGAGATGATGCTCTGCGCGCAATCTGAGAATCCGTATCAGGTTGTCTACAGTCCAGCTTTCCGCTGCAACTCGACCAAGTACCTTGGTGTGACCTTCAAAGTCTGCGATAAAGACAAGCTCCCCCATGAGCCTGGCTTTTGGCTCAAtgatatcaacaacctcgCGATGGATGACGCCCCGTCTGATATTGAGGCCAGCGAGACAAGTGAGACCGAGTCTCTCCAGAAAAACGACTGA